From one Anopheles cruzii chromosome 3, idAnoCruzAS_RS32_06, whole genome shotgun sequence genomic stretch:
- the LOC128270460 gene encoding uncharacterized protein LOC128270460, whose translation MPSPKEYAFNAIVDYGLAVRNLCAAIGASGLHEYFNGGSLLAELVEKLPPSMKLSWYYHRRRHSAPTSVAFNEWMRELVSAAWHGVTPVVSSENSSKDDRSSRRPPQAGSDSRRKDHHQGRTYANVNVHTTQNPRSSDHAPHQTCPACAGECEQMASCSKFLKMNTRSRWDVVKSHNLCRTCLRTHQTRCQAPAACEIGGCKRRHHKLLHNGGNAAAQPGAANPESTVSCNTHSGPPNEALLKYVPVTLHANGKKVNTMALLDDGSTSTFVEHALLSELGVSGKPRPLCVAWTEEQQRYERNSVELPLQISGQQHDAKIFTMSAVHTL comes from the coding sequence ATGCCGTCGCCGAAGGAGTATGCGTTTAACGCTATCGTGGACTATGGACTCGCGGTACGCAACCTGTGCGCCGCGATCGGAGCGTCAGGGCTCCAcgaatatttcaatggtgGATCGCTACTGGCGGAGCTAGTAGAGAAACTGCCTCCCAGCATGAAGCTTAGCTGGTATTACCATCGACGCCGCCACTCGGCACCAACCTCAGTGGCCTTCAATGAGTGGATGAGAGAACTTGTCAGTGCTGCGTGGCATGGAGTTACGCCCGTCGTTTCGTCCGAGAACTCATCTAAAGACGATCGGTCTTCtcgccggccaccgcaggCTGGGTCAGATTCGCGCCGCAAGGACCATCACCAGGGACGCACGTACGCGAACGTTAACGTCCACACGACGCAGAACCCTCGCTCCTCAGACCATGCACCACATCAAACCTGCCCAGCTTGCGCCGGTGAGTGCGAGCAAATGGCGAGTTGCAGTAAGTTCTTAAAGATGAACACCCGCTCCCGGTGGGACGTAGTAAAATCCCACAACCTTTGTAGAACATGCTTAAGGACACATCAAACGAGATGCCAGGCACCCGCAGCATGTGAAATAGGCGGCTGCAAGCGACGACATCACAAGCTACTCCACAATGGCGGGAACGCCGCTGCTCAACCTGGAGCTGCCAACCCCGAATCTACCGTCAGTTGTAACACCCATTCTGGGCCTCCAAACGAGGCGCTCCTGAAATACGTTCCGGTGACCCTCCATGCCAACGGGAAGAAGGTGAACACCATGGCCCTGCTTGACGACGGCTCAACGTCAACTTTCGTCGAACATGCGCTACTCAGCGAGTTGGGAGTATCGGGAAAGCCGCGACCACTTTGTGTAGCGTGGACCGAGGAACAACAAAGATACGAACGCAACTCGGTGGAGTTGCCACTCCAGATCTCCGGGCAACAGCACGACGCCAAGATCTTCACTATGTCCGCCGTACACACGCTGTAG